The Benincasa hispida cultivar B227 unplaced genomic scaffold, ASM972705v1 Contig32, whole genome shotgun sequence genome includes the window GAGAAATCAAGGCGGCGAAGGGAAGGGAGAAACAGTACTTTGGCTCGAAAAGCGGCTTTGAGCTCGGATTCAGAGCAGGTTGGGTCGACGCCGAGCAATCTATAAGCAGCCATAACACCGGAGAGAGGCGCGTCTTCTCCTTCAATTCTTTGCCTGCAAATCGCTATGAATCGAGAGCTTGATGAGGAAGGGAAGAGAATGGAAGATTTTGAATTGGAGGGAAAATTGGAAGTGTCATTGAAAGAGCTAATGGTTTTTCGAAATGGAAGAATGGTAGTAGAGAAACACAGGGCCTCCATTATTGGCCTTCCACCGATGGTTGATTGTTCCTCAATgcctaaattatatatataagaattTTCATAcccttcaatttctttttaatatttacaaaaagTGATTCCATTCCAAGGTCCTGAATTTTGAATCTAATATaccataaatttttttaaaaacaattgatgaattaaatataaatattcaaattttatgtatAGTGGAACGAAGCTTTCAATCCTATCTCTTCTAGattagtgatttttttttttccattctaaTTTCAAGGGTGGAATTTGTAAATCTAGAAGTTTATGAACCAGATCGACACATACCTCATAGTTGAGGATTAAAATGTCGATGCCGATATCGATattgagattttaattttatggatATATCAACGAATGCTTCGATAAGtcacaaaaattacaaaatttatttagattaataattaagttatgaatattattcatagtaatcatattcatattgaataaaatagaaGACATTTTTAGGTTTTACGAGcatgaatatttaatttgatttcgaaCCCTTCAATTTATGGATATATCAACATACCCACTAATATTTTCATCCTTACTCATAGTTTCAGAGCTTGATTTGTAGTTTAACATTTATTATTAGAGTTTTGATCCATTAAATAAGTCTTAGTTAGAAGTAATGTTTAAGTGTAAGTATACTATTAGAGACGACCCAAACATATATCATCTCACTCTAAAACCAAAGCTATAATATAGTCCTTGTACTTTTATATGTGTAATAATTTCGTCTACGtactttaataaataacaacttagtccttatactttacCATTTGTAATGATTGAATATTTAttgtgaaaaatattattaaaatttaatgaaaattttcacatatagatCAATAAATtgatttggaattaattttttattaactatAAAAACTGTCATTATGTAATAAAAGTTGTCACCTAATTTTGAAGAGAATTTTCAtgatatggactaaattgttacatatttCAAAGTAaatagactaaattgttacgaaTTTTAGAGTATATAGACTAAGTCGGTAccaattaaagtttaaaaactgAATTGTTACTTCTATGAAAGTTTAAgacaaaaagtattttttaacccaatttttttttttcttttaaccaaACTTTTATTCTAAAACTACAAAACTTTTATAAAGTAGGAACACAAATATGCtatattctaaaaaaacaaacctCGCTAAAGTGAGCATAGTCAAATGGTAATTGGCATGCACAGAGGTTAAAATTTACATCCAACTATTTTCAAAACAACTTCGGTTTCTATGACATTTCGACGGTCAACATGGCCGTTGTCGATTGGATCCCTCCTGTTATCATCCAAGTAGAAGAGGATGAACTTCTTATCTGGCACATACCCTTCATCTACCATGAGTACAAACAGCTCCATCAAAACTCCATAAATGATCTCAGCTCGTGGATGCATTTTGTCTCCAACAGTAAAACTATGGACTTTCTTGTCAATCTCAATCCAACTTATACCAGTTTCCTTGGCCATTCCCACCTCCTTCATCTTCTTAATTGTCCTTGCTCTTTCCTTCCAATTCCCTTCAGCAGAATATATGTTGGCTAACAAAACATATGGGACTGGACTGTGCGGAGTTTCCAAAAACAGATGTTCGGCTGCATATTTCCCCATTTCAGAATCACCATAGAGGCTGCAGGCGCCGAGCAATGCCTGCCACACGAGTAAACCTGGCTGTTCAGGCAGTTTCTCAATGAAGTTTCTAGCTTCAGACAGCAGTCCTGCCCTACCCAACATGTCAACTACACAAGCATAGTGTTCGCTCCTTGGATTCATCCCATGATCTTTTGTCATCGACTCGAGGAATTCCATTCCTTTCTTTACTAACCCGACATGGCTACAAGCATGGAGTAATGATAAAAATGTGATGCCGGTCGGCTTTGCACCTTCCAGTTGCATATTCTCATATAGTTGTAGAGCTTTCGAGCCATCTCCATGTCGGGCAAACGCTGCAATCATGGAGTTCCATGTCACCGAGTTCCTCTCTCGCATCCTATCAAAGATCTTTACTGATTCATCCAGTGCTCCACACTTGGAGTACATATTTATAAGCCCATTGCTCACAAATGGGTTCAAACTAAAGTTTTTCTTGACAATAAACGAGTGAACTTGTTGACCCAGTCTCAAAGATGTATCAGCACCAAACACCCCGAGAACAGTGGAAACGACGTTTTCGTCAATCTCGATCCCCATCTTCAACATTTTCAGAAAGATCTGAATGGCTTCTTCCTCACATCCATTCTGTGTGAACCCTGCAAGCATAATAGTCAATGAAACCATATCAAGTGCCTTGGCAGACTCGAAAATCTTCCAAGCATCTCCAATTCTTCCAGATTTTGAGTACATATCCATCAGAGCACTTCCGATGCACAAATCTGACTGAATCCCCAACTTCAAAATAAGACCATGAATTTGACATCCTTCCTCTAATGCCTCCAGACCAGAACAAGCAGTGAGTAAACTCAGATAAGTTAAAGAATTCGGCTCCACAGAGCCACAACTCATCATCTCCCTAAACAACTTCAGGCTGTGCTCGTGACGCCCATTTTGAGCCAAACCAGAGATCACAGCCGTCCACGTAATCACATTTCTCTCCCCCATCTCATAAAAAACTTGCATCCCCAAATCAAGACATCCACATTTAAAATACGAACTAATCAGAGCATTTCCCACAGTAATTCCTTGCTCATACCCACTAAAAAACGCTAAaccatgcatcattttaataaTGCAACACAACTCCAAGCCATCACAAGCAGATAAAATCGTCGTCAAAGTAGCTTTGTCAAATTTACAATCATCAACTAAACACATAGCCTTAAAATAGCTCAAACCAACACAAAACTCCCCATTTCTCATAAACCCACCAATCAACGCGTTCCACGAAATAGTATCTCTTCTGGGAATTTCATCAAACACCTTGACTGCATCGGGCAACTTACCACACCTCTCGTACATGGAGATGAGAGAATTCATTATGACGACCCCATTATCATGGTTGGAGAGCTCGAAGCTCTTGATGATGGAGGCATGGATAGAAGAGCCCAAATGGAGATTCCCTTCTCTTCCACAAATGGATAGAAGGAAGCTTGGGTCTACATGGTTAAGGACGAATGTTGAGGAGGTTTCTGCAAATGGGTTTTGATGGAATTGGTTTCTGAAAGGGGAGATTAGAAAAGAGGCCCAAGAAGGAAGCTGGGAGCTCAGTTTTTGAAATACCCATTTGAGTTTCATCCATGAAATGGGAGTCGGAGACGGCTACTGTTTTTGTCTGAGATAGAGCGACAGCCGACGAACTGGCTCCGGTTGGATGAAGAGGGATAGATGGCCAAAATAATAGGCACAAATGAAGAATGACTATCGTCcatcattttgaaaattgatcTTCGGCTTATGTTATTACTTCTTTAAAATTCCCACAACCCTAAATTCACTATTAactattttcttcattttgcagtgtttttttctttttccttcttttgaatttcttcttctttctttttcctttttttctctgcgtttcctattttttatgtttttctttttgcatttcttcttcccttttcccgaGCATCAAACATAGAGGTTATAACATTAAAGTATCAAGTAAACTTCTGAATCGAGCATCGAGCATACAACATAGGACCTAAAgtatcgaggatcgagtagcaTGTAGCTAGTGTATAACATAGAGCATAGAGTGTAATTCATCAAGCATGAAGCATTAAGTATCGAGTATCGAGGATAGAGTAACATGTAACTAGTATATAACAAAGCATTGTGCATCAAGTATTGAGGATTAAGCATCAAGGATCGAGGATTGAGGATCGAGGATTGAGGATCGAGAAAACTTATAAATCACAGCACGCAGATGAGTTTTAGGGTTGAATGAGTAAATTCACAGGATGCTAACATAACCAAAAGGCCATTTTTCATTTGGCCCCCAAAAAAGAGTCATTTGTACAAAAAATCTTAATGGGGTTAACTGCACAAATAACCCTTTtcctaacccaaaaattgacctaacttttaaaattaatgttgaATGCCCACAATCTCTTTCATCCTAAGTTCTcactctctcaatctctctcAATTTCACCTTGGGTCTTCTTCCTCAAACTCTCTCTCTCCCCTATGTTATGACGGAAAAAATGGCATAGATGACCTAGGGCCAAATGAAAATGGGtatgttttttaaatcaatGAATTTTAGCCTTTTGTATGGCATTATTGTGTGAAATTACTACTTTAATCTTGAATGCATTTTTCGTATCTTTCCTTTTTTTCGTCGTTTTTTCCTATcgagtttcttcttcttcctttttttcctatgttttttttttgcatttcttgttgttgttgtttttttcttgTGTTTCTTTGCATCGAGCATAGAGCATCGAGTATCAAATATAGAGTATAGAAAATTAGAGCATCGAGCATTGAGTGAACTTTTGAATTAAACATAGAGCATACAACATAGAGCGAGCTTCTAAATGAAGCATAAAATATAGAGCATCGAGCATTGAGTACCGAgtatcgaggatcgagtagcgAGTATATAGCATAGAGCATATACACATAGACCATAGAACGTAGAGCATCAAACATCTATGATCGAGTATCAACTATCAAGAACACTTATGAATTGCAACACGCGAATGGTTTTTAGGACCGAATGGGTAAATTCACTTGGCGCAAACAGAAGACCACTTttctttcaatttaaaaaagtaCCCATTTTTCATTTGGCCCCAAAAAGGGCTATCCATACAAAAAACCCTGTTATGATATTTACTGTCACTCCTAGACTTTTAGCTACCAAAATTCCAACCTGTCAAAGTTCCTCGCACCAAAACCCTTAAATTGCCCAAGTCgtctgtaatttttttttgttgcttgAAATTGTTtgggttttttattttgattttgtttaGGTTTGTGTTGgttaatttagttttcatatGGTTCTGATATGACATGAAATccaatttattttgatatttgtttaCATTATACATACGACAATCTTCATGCTTGAATAGCCGGGAGGAAAGAaaatgaagggattgaatcccgcAATGGAAGCGTTTGGTTAGAATGCATTGCATCCCgtaattcaatttttacataaacgtaatcattgaattaaaacataatataaacatataaattagGATGCTTTAGGGAAAATATTAGaacgattcttacctttgtagattcccaagtgccacgaacaatcctctcctAGTTCCAATGAACAGatctccaacgatcttgatcacgaacaatttcttgagcaatctcgaacactaccacaagagtAACCTCGCTATTCTCTAGGTTTTCATCTGGGATTCTAATAGAGGGATagatggtatccaactattgggagaaaGAGGGGAGAAAAGAGTTTTGTAGAATAGAGAAGATTTTATATATGGCTTAGGGAAAAAATTATGCACAATAACACCATGCTATTATGTATTGTGTTGTGTGTATTCCTAAAGGGCCATAGGGAGGTTTTTATATAGAGAAAGGGTTAAGCCCTTTtcctaatattttctttttctataattaatcaaataacacttgtttaattaattaatccatttaattaaataacatttatttaattaattaacctaattaaataacacttatttaattttaatttgcacattaaATAACAAGTtgtacattaaatccaatttaatgtatatatttaattatcataaacattgCATGCATATGTGCAAAacttctctattaattaattctttatgaatataattcacttgaattaattaatttgaatcttattcaaatattactttccaatttaattatagatcatatccataattaactatatattaatgttcctcaaattaatttgaataattcaaattatccctcttaagtatcctctagtgagctaacgaggAGACCTGGTGAACCTGTAGATTAGAAGTGCCaacgatatgaaattaattggctaaactcattaatcaaataatcaatatttgttaattgtgggtacactccactaaaaacccagaactgcactcttctcactatagatatatttctgtgtccatgaaTATGACCAACACTAGCAAGTTAGTcattcacgagtgtttgtaacttcaactgggtcaaattactattttacccttaggttacctctgactccttaaataccagtgcttctctaataaacaacctgtttatggtcaaaccaataaacagaaatctctctcaggccaatgagagggtagggccctttgtttaaGTTccgaagacaccacttaagggaatatccatatacttatcCTTAAggcgggaaggagtgaatttcatcttgtattattatattcctagctcccactcggtcttgtccccaaattGGTAGGCATATTTGGTCGACGAACTGGCCACCcttacccatataaatcaaaggataatctctcataaacaagagttcatgaTATACTCAAGATTACGGCTAAGTCGCCtaagtcatcctattgaaatagaaacctgactagtcaacggtgttacatctagtggttactatttcgcgatctagtcttatgcaaattcattgcataggatacccccattcacgtatcacctacacgaacacGTTAGTTCATtatatttgtatcaaatacaaagagGGTCGTAACCATagtattactaggataaggtacccaaccttatccctattctatagaccctttaggctgtatcttgaacattgatccctgtatgtcttcacataagttcaagactcataagacaaccttggatgttaatttattagatttagggttattaagacaaaataaacaacaatacaaacaataacatttattaatttaacatctataactctttattgatgaaggtcaattaataacatttactatctacgagttttagggcataaaactcCACAAATttcacttgaactaaaactttaGTCAGTGGGGTTATAGACAATCTAAAAGGTGGGATAAtgctaaatacaataaactagggcatccgtATACACATTACACATCTCCTACTTACCCTAGATTCTGcaatgtacatgtctcgtagacctagattctctagatgaccctaaaaaactttagctgAGAGCCTTCGTAtatggatcaacaatgttgtgctctaaggcaatctttgtgacaatcacatcttcCCTTTGCACAATTTTTCATATtaggtgatacttcctctcaatatgctttcctcgTTTGTGATTGCGAGATTTTTTTAGAGTTGGCTATTGCCccactgttgtcacagtataaggtgatgggcaagtccatatttggaaccatttccaaatcacttaggaacttccATAGCTAAATTGCTTCCTTTGCtacttcacaagtagctacatactcagcttccataatggaatctgcaatgcatccttgcttgatactatgccatactacagctcctccgtttaGAGTAAATATTGATCTTGACGTGGATTACCTAAAATCCTTgttagtttggaaatcagaattggtgtatcctgtaaggatcaaatccttagctccatacatcagtttgtagtctctcgttctcctaagatacaagaggatgttcttaaccgtTGTCTAGTGGTCTAACCCTAGATTTGATTGTTCTCTTTGGTTAGCCCCACGAAGTAGAGAAGTAGGGAGTAGGTCAAATggataaaatattttctttgaaGAGATTTTTTTGCCTCAATCCGATTGATATACCTACTGATAATTCCCACTGTATAACAAATGTCTGGTCTAGTGAAGAgtataacatacattaaactgcccacaactgaggcatagggaatatgtctcatatcctcaacttcttgaggtgtcttaggacactgttccttagacaagtgaacctcgtgcctgaaaggtaataaatacTTCTTAGATttttgcatcgaatatcgagtcaacattttgttgaTATAAGTTGAGATAGAGCTTGAtggcgggaaattagaagtcaattttactcgacaaccaaaatcccatGGACgcgttatgcgatgcatgttcctaagatatgcattaatAGTCATGCGTTTAAATGAtattgcgttaatgaatgtatgcgatgaccatgcatcctgccacaagttttattgcgctcatgccaagtataatgcgaatgcaaatttctcgggtaatccgaggtcgaacacagggaattgtaactatatgtttgcggtgatgtgcatgtggcggtataaataaaagaatggaggggatgttgctaagttaatcctacttctactcctatctaacagacaatgcaatgagaatatgcataaAAGGTAGAGAtgtgacaaaccttgacatgaaataaatgtgtgggaaaatagataaaaatgcggagatgatttcattgcaacccttaagagtgactgtgagggcaaccctagtcaatgtAAGCcaatgcaatcatgctacactcatggtcaacaaatcattttccaatgcaaatgcagtgctcctaagtcttggacgcatgtgttgaatacaaaatgtccatagagcttattcctaagtctttactcttgtcctatgcgatgatgcaaaatgcataaaagcaaggtgaccgcactcaatcatatcctatctctaggatgcatgcgacgGGTTAATAgaaaacagtgcttattcctaagctcctatctcttgtattatgcgttctaatctgactctcccgagcctaaattctgacctgaccttcccaagcctagatcctgcccttaaactaccctcccgagtatccctaatgggcGAATGAAGTATACATACTA containing:
- the LOC120069355 gene encoding pentatricopeptide repeat-containing protein At3g05340, with protein sequence MKLKWVFQKLSSQLPSWASFLISPFRNQFHQNPFAETSSTFVLNHVDPSFLLSICGREGNLHLGSSIHASIIKSFELSNHDNGVVIMNSLISMYERCGKLPDAVKVFDEIPRRDTISWNALIGGFMRNGEFCVGLSYFKAMCLVDDCKFDKATLTTILSACDGLELCCIIKMMHGLAFFSGYEQGITVGNALISSYFKCGCLDLGMQVFYEMGERNVITWTAVISGLAQNGRHEHSLKLFREMMSCGSVEPNSLTYLSLLTACSGLEALEEGCQIHGLILKLGIQSDLCIGSALMDMYSKSGRIGDAWKIFESAKALDMVSLTIMLAGFTQNGCEEEAIQIFLKMLKMGIEIDENVVSTVLGVFGADTSLRLGQQVHSFIVKKNFSLNPFVSNGLINMYSKCGALDESVKIFDRMRERNSVTWNSMIAAFARHGDGSKALQLYENMQLEGAKPTGITFLSLLHACSHVGLVKKGMEFLESMTKDHGMNPRSEHYACVVDMLGRAGLLSEARNFIEKLPEQPGLLVWQALLGACSLYGDSEMGKYAAEHLFLETPHSPVPYVLLANIYSAEGNWKERARTIKKMKEVGMAKETGISWIEIDKKVHSFTVGDKMHPRAEIIYGVLMELFVLMVDEGYVPDKKFILFYLDDNRRDPIDNGHNSFNDTSNFPSNSKSSILFPSSSSSRFIAICRQRIEGEDAPLSGVMAAYRLLGVDPTCSESELKAAFRAKVKQFHPDVNRNGNDSDSMIRRVIQAYEMLSSYSRTEFIERECLDPFENPECEAFDVFVNEFLCVGEGCPYSCVDRAPHVFTFASSTGTARATSQGHGEDYQVQIAVGQCPRSCIHYVTPLQRIILEELIDSALDVPYDNSAEADLLYSLIVKSKFENNRYKKPKREPKASSEQVDWY